The genomic interval CTTCTGGCATGGCCCAAAGTGTTCCCTGTCACTGGGTCAGTGCTCCTGGCTACCCTGGCTGTGCCAGCTGTGagccccagctgcagggcaggctgtgcGTGGGCTCTGCAGCCCCTTTGCCCGCAGACCAAACCTCTGTTCCCACAGCTGTAGCCGCTCCCTCTCCCCATCCCCTTTGTTCAGCTTTCCTTTGCCTCCTGTGCTCAAGTTTTCACAGATGTTGCTTATGCATGATGGTGATCAGCTTCCCACCGCCTCGGTAAAGGCACGAGCCCTTTTATTTCAGGTGAGGGTGCTGAGAACTGGCTCAGATCCTCCCCCGCTGAAGTTCACTCCTCCCTGTGAAGTCATTTAGGCCCCAGGCGGACAATGAAAGCTTTTGAAAGCTGTGGTTTGACACTCACATGGTAAATCCTTCATGTGAAAGATACTTGTAACTGTTTTATGGTTAAATTTTTGGCTTTCAGGCTGCAGAGCCATTAACCAGTTTGGATTAATCAGTTTCCAAACAGATTATTTATTAACCAAGCAGAGCCATTCAAGAGAGGAGGTAAATGTGATGCTTGAGGCTGCTGTCTTATTTTTATCTGTCCTTGATTTGTGTCCCACACCAGACCTGTAGAAGGGTGGGGAGCTGATTTGCACACTCtcatgcatgcatgcacatgCTGCTGGAGCCAGGCATGGCAGGCAGTCCTTTGCTTGACATTGCTTGAAGCTGTGGAGAGGGGGAGGTTGGATGTGGTAGAGCAGGGAGGGCTGGCAGTTTGGGTTTTGGCAAAAAGCTCCCGCCTCTTTCAGCATGCCTcgtgctgctccctgcacaggGCTTGGGCTCGGTGCTGCTGTCAGGGCTTGTGCTGGGTGACAAACCATCCTGGCCCTCCACTGTCCCTGTGCACGTGGGCACGGCCCCACTGCTGGACCTGAGAGCACCCCAGTGACTTGCTGGCCGCGTCTGTGTGGCACTGCAAGCGCTGCAAAATGCCTCTGTGCAGAGCGCTGGGCCCACTTCTCTGACCCTGTGGCTGCTCTACGGCTGCAACCAGGTCAGTGCCACCTCCCAGCAATGCCAAGGGCCTGTGAACCCCACGACAGGTAGGAGACTGGTGTTTTCCACTACTTAAttcagtgtttatttgttttaaaccaGGATGGAGATGAAGAATTTAACCGTGCTAAACTGCTGAATATAGGATTCATGGAGGCTTTGAAGGAGTATGACTATGAGTGCTTTGTGTTTAGCGATGTAGACCTGATCCCAATGGATGACAGGAACACCTACAAGTGCTACAGCCAACCAAGGCACCTTTCTGTCTCCATGGATAAATTCGGATTTAGGTGAGATGCCTTTTGGGGGGGCATTTCCTTCCTAACGCTGCCATGATCTTTGTAGGCTGGGTGCAGCAATGCACATCCCTGCCTACCAGTGAAAGCCTGGGAAAACATCTCTGGAAAATTCTGCTGTGGCACACGTGTCGCTGCAGGGAATGGGTGGCTTGGAGCAGGGAGTGAAGCAGAGCCACCTGCTGCCACTGGCTGAGCAGCCAGACACAGGGCTGGGAGGAACGGGGAGACCGGCGTCCTGCAGCTGCCCACGTCCCTTCTTGTGTTTCAGAGTGTCAGATGGCTCTTGTTTCTGCCCAGCCTGGAAAGCGAGGCATTCTCATACAGTGAGGGCCATGCATGATGCTAGAAAAGGCTGTCAGGTGTTATTTTGAGAGCAAAACGAAGTATTTTTGGCTGTTCCATTTCAGACCACAGAGGGACCTGCCTTGGTGTCTGGGGGCAGAACCAAACTTGAGTGCCTGCCAGCACATGTGTTCCTCAGGCTGCTGTCAACAcagctgtggcttttctttcctttctttttttccatgccaGATCTCCACGTGGGAGTGTAAAAACTCATCTATTAAGTGAGCGTTGGGTTTGGCCCCACATGGCCAGCCGATCTCTGCCCAGACCCACACCCCGCCCAGTGCAAGACTGTCAGCAGTcctgtgctttctctttgcaGCCAGGTGCAGCTTGGAGCAGAAGGGCCCCAGGACGTCTGCTTGCTGAAGCAGACGAGATCTGGGTCCCAGTGGGTCTCACTGGTGGGTTGGTGGCTGGACCATGGGCTGGGGCAGAGGTCACTGCAACCCCTAATGGTGTGTTCTCCTTAATTCCAGGTTACCCTACAATCAGTATTTTGGAGGCGTGTCTGCCTTGAGCAAAGAACAGTTCACAAAGATCAATGGGTTCCCAAACAATTACTGGGGCTGGGGCGGCGAAGACGATGACATTTACAACAGGTAAAGGTGCCCACCTTgcagctggagcacctccaccCCTCAGGACCTGCCTTCAGGGGAGCTTGGAGTGCATGGTGGGAGTGGGAGGAGAAGATCATCAGCCACGGAACCCGTCCCAAGGCTCTGCAGGTGGCAGCCTGACAGTGCCAGCGCGGCTCTTTGTGCCCTGGAGGGATTCATCTGTCAGGTTTTAAGGAGCTCTAACCAATGCTGGAAGCCTTTGCTTCCCATCGGGAGGAAGGCTGAGCAATGCCCGGGATGGCAGATGAAGTGGGATGTCTTAGTACAGGGCAGGCTGGGCCCAGTTCTGCCTGAAGGTAGAGGTAGGGGATGTCTGTGGGGTTGCTATCTTTGTTCCCAGGACGATGGGGCAATCACTTTGAGATATAATCATGGGAACTCAGATTTGAGAAGCTTTGGACTATGAGATACACCCTGTGGTCCTTTCTGTGGGCTTTCCAAACCCTCCTGACCTTGAGGGAGAGCTTCCTTAAACAGAAGTGCTGGGGACCTGCAGCTGTCTAGTAAACCAAGGAAGGTGGTATCTTGTCTTTTGAGGCACTTGGCTTTCTAGGGGTGGGAAGACCtatacagaaacacacagagggagatacagaaaggaagaagtcaAGCACGTTCCCAGCACTGGCATCCGTGATGTGCACGTGCCCTGTAGAGAGCACACCAGTTTGATGGGCTGCCCCCTCCCCATGTGGTTTCACCACCACTCGGTTTGCTTTCTACCAGCGCAGCACTTCAGCTTCCACGTCTTGAAAGATGCATGCTCGGCTGGCTGCCGTCCAGACAGTTAAAAACTGGATGCCTCCCATTCAGATTCCAGCCTAAAGCGTGGGGCAAGGTCGGCACCGATGCCGGCGGAGCTGCCTGGGGTGGGGTGGCTTAGCAGGTGCCTGGTGCTGGCAGGTCTGCATTCCCGATGCACAGCTGCAAACACACAGCCCTCGGCAGCAGAGAAAAGCGGGCAGTGGCGGTTCTGGAACAGCCCTTCTCTGCCCCGTCACTTAACAGACTTGCTTTTGGCAGGCTGGTGTTCAAAGGCATGGGCATATCTCGGCCGGATGCCGTCATTGGGAAATGCAGAATGATTCGCCACTCTCGTGATCGGAAGAACGAGCCCAACCCGGAGAGGTGCGTGTCCGCTTCCCGAGCCCCGTCCCCGCGCCGTGCCGTGAGCCGCCGCGAGCGGTTGCTGGCAGCACGGCTGGGGGAGCAGCCCTCGCTTTCCTGCGCGGAGAGCACGGCGACTCTGCCCGCGGGCTGACGGAACGCGCTCTGACGCCCGCTGCTGCTCCCCGGAGCGGGGACCGCCCGAGGGCAAAAAGAACGGCAGCTGGCGGCCGCTGaaaggcttttgtttgcttttcctctccGCAGGTTTGACCGAATTGCTCACACCAGGGAGACGATGAGCTCCGATGGCTTGAACTCGCTCTCCTACGAGGTGCTGAGGACTGACAGGTTCCCTCTGTACACGAGGATCACAGTGGCCATCGGCGCGCCCAGCAGCTGACACTGCCGGCTCGGCAGAGACCTCGGCACCGCGCCCGGGACGCTGGGCTCGCGGATTCTTTGTGTCACCGGGTTCTGTAAGGGTTGTGATGAACAACGCGGAGGCCTCTCTGCATGCCAGAGCCTCTCCAGACGGGCTGGACGACGGCTTTTCCCGTTGGTTGTTTTTATAACTTCACCTCCATTGTTTTATAAGTTCGGAAGCTGTACAAAACAGTTGTAAATACTTCTTTTCGCCAGAAAATGTTGAATCTGATCTGCCAGAGTGCTCCCCGTGTTCAGTCATTGCTGGTGCCGCATCAGTtcaccagctgcagctgtggtgcagcagcagtgactgCCCACGATAGGTTTTTTAAATTGGGTGGATGGAAACATTCCTTTTAATTCATtccttggttttattttatgaagGACTCTAAAACGCTGCTAAAATTGTACAAGTTTACTCATTTCATTAGATTGCTTTTTAAGAGAGACAAAATTAcgtgggtttttttattttttttctttttttcctaatagtGACCAAAGCAAAAGGTCTTCTCCGCATTACGAATAACCAAGTGCGGATTCCGCGGATGTCACTATTTCTTTTGGTCTCAGAAGAGACTTTTGAGTGAGTTGAGGCAGAATGTGCCCTCAGAGAGCTCCGTGCAcgggctgggggctgcacagATGCGTGGCAGCTCTTGGTGACCCGCAGCACCCGCTGGCTCCCCATAACCTGCCTGCTGCGTGTGATTTTCTTTACCTGAGCAGAGCAAGATCTcgttggttggttggttggttggtcaTTTTAGTTTgctcgtttgtttgttttttcccagaAAGAGAAGATGGGTTTAATTGCACAAGGAATTGATAGCCTTAAAATTTACAGACACTTTTACCAGTGGTAGGAAGTTGCCACGCTATTTAAACATGGTCTCAAGGTTCTTAAGAACAACATTCTGCTTGCAAGGTCATGTGTAAAACTTGAATTCACTTATTACTTTTATTGTCGTTGTAACTTTTTGGTaactttttaaagtaatttgtATATCGCAAGTGGTATATTTAATGCCAGATTAAAGCAGGGTGCAGCATAATGGCATACGCTTCCAGGCCTCCTTTATCTTCAGGCTGGTAGGCTCTGTGTCACCGCGTACGAGAACGTGCTCTGCTGCTTGCCCACGGGCTGCGGAGGTGCCGGCAGGGCCTGCGCTGCGTTAC from Lagopus muta isolate bLagMut1 chromosome Z, bLagMut1 primary, whole genome shotgun sequence carries:
- the B4GALT1 gene encoding beta-1,4-galactosyltransferase 1, whose product is MKEPALPGTSLQRACRLLVAFCALHLSATLLYYLAGSSLAPPRSPEPPPRRPPPANLSLPPSHPPQLAARPRPVSAQSDTRPDSAAPGPCPDPSPLLVGPLRVEFSQPVNLEEVASTNPEVREGGRFAPKHCRALQKVAIIIPFRNREEHLKYWLYYMHPILQRQQLDYGVYVINQDGDEEFNRAKLLNIGFMEALKEYDYECFVFSDVDLIPMDDRNTYKCYSQPRHLSVSMDKFGFRLPYNQYFGGVSALSKEQFTKINGFPNNYWGWGGEDDDIYNRLVFKGMGISRPDAVIGKCRMIRHSRDRKNEPNPERFDRIAHTRETMSSDGLNSLSYEVLRTDRFPLYTRITVAIGAPSS